A stretch of the Streptomyces sp. NBC_01428 genome encodes the following:
- a CDS encoding shikimate dehydrogenase — protein sequence MSQTSYLVGLIGSGIGPSLSPVLHEHEADRLGLRCLYRLIDLDTLGVAPEAVGDLVRAARDVGFDGLNITHPCKQLVIGHLDDLTPQAAALGAVNTVVFEDGRAIGHNTDVTGFAASFARGLPDVSLERVVQLGAGGAGAAVAHAVLTLGAGHVTVVDALPDRAARLAAALRRHFGTGRAAAAAPDALAGLLARADGVVHATPTGMAAHPGLPFPARLLRPGLWVAEVVYRPLETELVRAARAAGCAVLDGGGMAAFQAADAFRLFTGREPDPARMLADIAEPAGSPVPAAENA from the coding sequence GTGTCCCAGACCTCGTACCTCGTCGGCCTGATCGGCTCGGGGATCGGTCCCTCGCTCAGCCCGGTGCTGCACGAACACGAGGCCGACCGGCTGGGACTGCGCTGTCTGTACCGGCTGATCGACCTCGACACGCTCGGCGTCGCCCCCGAGGCGGTCGGCGACCTCGTCCGCGCGGCACGCGACGTCGGCTTCGACGGGCTGAACATCACGCACCCCTGCAAGCAGCTCGTCATCGGCCACCTCGACGACCTCACCCCGCAGGCGGCGGCCCTCGGCGCGGTCAACACCGTGGTCTTCGAGGACGGCCGGGCGATCGGCCACAACACGGACGTCACCGGCTTCGCGGCGTCCTTCGCCCGCGGCCTGCCCGACGTGTCCCTGGAGCGGGTCGTCCAGCTGGGCGCGGGCGGCGCGGGCGCCGCCGTCGCCCACGCGGTGCTCACCCTCGGCGCGGGTCACGTCACCGTCGTCGACGCGCTGCCCGACCGGGCCGCCCGGCTCGCCGCCGCCCTGCGCCGGCACTTCGGCACCGGCCGGGCCGCCGCCGCGGCACCGGACGCGCTCGCCGGGCTGCTCGCCCGTGCCGACGGCGTCGTGCACGCCACGCCCACCGGTATGGCCGCGCACCCCGGACTCCCTTTCCCGGCGCGGCTGCTGCGTCCCGGGCTGTGGGTGGCGGAGGTGGTCTACCGGCCGCTGGAGACCGAGTTGGTGCGGGCCGCCCGTGCCGCCGGCTGCGCGGTCCTCGACGGAGGCGGCATGGCCGCCTTCCAGGCCGCGGACGCCTTCCGGCTCTTCACCGGACGTGAGCCCGACCCGGCCCGGATGCTCGCGGACATCGCCGAGCCGGCGGGCTCCCCGGTGCCCGCGGCGGAGAACGCGTGA
- a CDS encoding bifunctional sugar phosphate isomerase/epimerase/4-hydroxyphenylpyruvate dioxygenase family protein, with translation MRTSIATVSLSGSLTEKLTAAARAGFDGVEIFENDLLASPLTPEEIRDRTADLGLTIDLYQPMRDVEALPEAAFARSLRRARHKFALMRRLGADTVLVCSSVSPLAVDDDALAAEQLHRLARLAEDFGVRVAYEALAWGRHVNTYDHAWTVVEAAGHPALGTCLDSFHILARGSDPKGIEDIPGDRIFFLQLADAPLMAMDVLQWSRHYRCFPGQGGFDLSGLLAHVLRAGYRGPLSLEVFNDVFRQAAAGPTAVDARRSLLVLQERTRPVLPAGMALAAPPAPVVPTGVAFAELVTPDVVPVAGLLGALGFTRTARHRGKPVDLWQQGGARVLVNTGPAASRDGTALAAIGLESPDPAAAARRAEALLAPVLPRRRALDDAALDAVAAPDGTEVFFCAPTGSPAPSGPPAASTGPELRRWTDDFEPVGTGAPAARPAGPGSVSRIDHLALTQPWHQFDEAALFHRGVLGLTGQESVDVADPYGLHRSRAVTNADGSVRIALGVGPAPTDDGARVQHIALATDDVAEAARRFRASGGRLLPIPANYHDDLAARHDLDAEELAVLRDLGILYDRDAHGEFRHCYTETIGRVFFELVQRDGGYRGYGAQNAPVRLAAQHATGRPGR, from the coding sequence GTGCGTACGTCCATCGCCACCGTGTCCCTCAGCGGTTCGCTGACCGAGAAGCTCACCGCCGCCGCCCGCGCGGGTTTCGACGGTGTGGAGATCTTCGAGAACGACCTGCTCGCGAGCCCCCTCACCCCCGAGGAGATCCGGGACCGCACCGCCGACCTCGGCCTGACCATCGATCTGTACCAGCCGATGCGTGACGTCGAGGCCCTTCCGGAGGCGGCGTTCGCGCGCTCGCTGCGCCGGGCCCGCCACAAGTTCGCTCTCATGCGACGTCTCGGCGCCGACACCGTGCTCGTGTGCTCCAGCGTCTCGCCCCTCGCCGTCGACGACGACGCGCTCGCGGCGGAACAACTGCACCGACTGGCCCGCCTCGCCGAGGACTTCGGCGTCCGGGTGGCCTACGAGGCGCTCGCCTGGGGGCGGCACGTGAACACGTACGACCATGCCTGGACCGTCGTCGAGGCTGCCGGCCATCCGGCCCTCGGCACCTGTCTGGACAGTTTCCACATCCTGGCGCGCGGCTCCGACCCCAAGGGGATCGAGGACATCCCCGGGGACCGGATCTTCTTCCTGCAACTGGCCGACGCCCCGTTGATGGCGATGGACGTCCTCCAGTGGAGCCGCCACTACCGCTGCTTCCCCGGGCAGGGCGGCTTCGACCTCTCCGGTCTGCTGGCGCACGTCCTGCGCGCCGGATACCGGGGCCCGTTGTCGCTGGAGGTGTTCAACGACGTGTTCCGGCAGGCCGCCGCGGGGCCGACCGCCGTCGACGCCCGGCGTTCCCTCCTCGTCCTCCAGGAACGGACGCGGCCGGTCCTCCCCGCCGGGATGGCCCTCGCCGCGCCGCCCGCCCCCGTCGTGCCGACCGGTGTCGCCTTCGCCGAACTCGTCACCCCCGACGTCGTCCCCGTCGCCGGCCTCCTCGGCGCGCTCGGCTTCACCCGCACCGCCCGGCACCGGGGCAAGCCGGTGGACCTGTGGCAGCAGGGCGGGGCCCGCGTCCTGGTCAACACCGGTCCGGCCGCCTCGCGAGACGGCACGGCCCTCGCCGCGATCGGCCTGGAGTCGCCCGACCCGGCCGCCGCGGCCCGTCGCGCCGAGGCACTCCTCGCGCCCGTGCTGCCGCGCCGCCGGGCTCTCGACGACGCCGCGCTCGACGCCGTGGCAGCGCCCGACGGAACGGAGGTCTTCTTCTGCGCCCCCACCGGATCCCCGGCCCCGTCCGGCCCGCCGGCGGCCTCCACCGGTCCCGAACTCCGCCGGTGGACGGACGACTTCGAGCCGGTCGGCACCGGCGCACCGGCCGCGCGCCCGGCCGGCCCTGGGTCCGTGAGCCGGATCGACCACCTCGCACTCACCCAGCCCTGGCACCAGTTCGACGAGGCCGCGCTGTTCCACCGCGGTGTGCTCGGCCTGACCGGCCAGGAGAGCGTGGACGTCGCCGACCCCTACGGCCTGCACCGCAGCCGCGCCGTCACCAACGCCGACGGGAGTGTCCGGATCGCCCTCGGTGTCGGCCCCGCCCCGACGGACGACGGAGCCCGCGTCCAGCACATCGCCCTCGCCACCGACGACGTGGCGGAAGCCGCCCGGCGCTTCCGCGCGTCCGGCGGCCGACTGCTGCCCATCCCCGCCAACTACCACGACGACCTGGCCGCCCGGCACGACCTCGACGCGGAGGAACTCGCCGTCCTGCGCGACCTCGGCATCCTCTACGACCGCGACGCCCACGGGGAGTTCAGGCACTGCTACACGGAGACGATCGGCCGCGTCTTCTTCGAACTCGTCCAGCGCGACGGCGGATACCGCGGATACGGAGCGCAGAACGCCCCGGTGCGCCTCGCCGCGCAGCACGCGACGGGACGCCCGGGGCGCTGA